The following coding sequences lie in one Spirosoma sp. KUDC1026 genomic window:
- a CDS encoding sensor histidine kinase codes for MHAVSSAPPSMLAFYETALRHAVNAIALCQAVHNQDGTVIDFRFLLTNPRYDTFINKPTDTVRGQLVSELFPGQSASGIWQWAADVVYTQQPYQQEIHCTAESGQSHWFDLTISHWENEGVIISLTEVSDQKARLLAQQKQAELLQQIVSNSLNGILVLESIRNASHQLVDFRIILANPAAATLNSKASPQLKGASFLETYPASRQVTFSGPRAQQQSIFDQYVAVVNSGEPLVYDLYYPHDGIDGWFWGSARKLGDGLILTFLDISDLKLTQQELEQTIHKLKQTNHNLNQFAYVASHDLQEPLRKITALGGFLNERLSQDTDETVRDVVARMQKSAQRMQELVKDLLTYSRLTAQPKGFDRVPLSSVLQKALKDLQPLIDKTDAVINVELLPAVSGDALQLQQLFFCLLSNALKFHKTGQSPRIIISAELIASDSVPTALQKSQQPFVAVSIEDTGIGFNEKYLDRIFTIFQQLHSRNQYDGTGIGLAIARRVAENHGGTLTARSEPGKGSVFTAWLPVY; via the coding sequence ATGCATGCCGTTTCTTCCGCACCCCCCTCGATGCTGGCCTTCTACGAAACTGCCCTTCGGCACGCAGTTAATGCGATTGCGCTCTGCCAGGCGGTTCATAATCAGGACGGAACTGTTATCGACTTTCGGTTTTTGCTGACCAATCCACGGTACGACACGTTTATTAACAAACCCACTGATACCGTTCGTGGCCAGCTGGTATCAGAGCTCTTTCCGGGTCAGTCGGCCAGCGGAATCTGGCAGTGGGCAGCGGATGTTGTTTATACGCAACAGCCTTACCAGCAGGAGATTCACTGCACAGCTGAATCGGGCCAGTCTCATTGGTTCGATCTGACGATCAGCCACTGGGAGAATGAGGGCGTCATTATCTCGCTCACGGAGGTTAGTGACCAGAAAGCCCGTTTACTGGCTCAGCAAAAACAGGCAGAACTACTCCAGCAGATTGTCAGTAATTCACTGAATGGTATCCTGGTCCTGGAAAGTATACGCAATGCCAGTCATCAGTTGGTTGATTTCCGGATCATTCTGGCTAATCCGGCAGCCGCTACGCTCAACAGTAAAGCAAGCCCCCAGCTCAAGGGCGCTTCTTTTCTGGAGACCTACCCGGCAAGCCGACAGGTTACGTTTTCGGGTCCACGTGCTCAGCAGCAATCTATTTTTGACCAGTACGTAGCCGTTGTCAACAGCGGAGAGCCGCTTGTGTACGACTTGTATTACCCGCACGATGGGATCGACGGCTGGTTCTGGGGGTCCGCCCGAAAGCTGGGCGACGGACTAATTCTGACGTTTCTGGACATTTCGGACCTCAAACTGACCCAGCAGGAACTGGAGCAGACCATCCACAAGCTGAAGCAGACTAACCACAACCTGAATCAGTTTGCGTACGTAGCCAGCCATGACCTCCAGGAGCCTTTACGCAAAATCACGGCTCTGGGGGGCTTTCTGAACGAGCGGCTCAGCCAGGATACCGACGAAACGGTGCGGGATGTTGTAGCGCGAATGCAGAAATCGGCCCAGCGGATGCAGGAGTTGGTCAAAGATCTGCTCACCTACTCCCGACTGACCGCTCAGCCTAAGGGCTTCGACCGGGTGCCGCTCAGCTCTGTTCTGCAAAAAGCCCTGAAAGATCTGCAGCCATTGATTGACAAAACCGACGCTGTTATTAACGTAGAACTGTTGCCTGCTGTATCGGGCGATGCCCTTCAGTTACAGCAATTATTTTTCTGTCTGCTGAGTAATGCGCTCAAGTTTCATAAAACCGGACAGTCTCCGCGAATTATCATTTCGGCCGAACTTATAGCTTCCGACAGTGTCCCTACGGCGTTACAAAAAAGCCAGCAACCGTTCGTCGCCGTTTCGATTGAAGACACCGGGATTGGGTTCAACGAGAAATACCTGGACCGGATCTTCACAATTTTTCAGCAGTTGCACAGCCGGAACCAGTATGATGGTACCGGTATTGGACTGGCCATTGCCCGACGGGTGGCCGAAAATCACGGTGGTACGCTGACAGCCCGTTCAGAACCCGGCAAAGGTTCTGTATTCACGGCCTGGCTGCCCGTTTATTAA